In Deinococcus puniceus, one genomic interval encodes:
- a CDS encoding quinate 5-dehydrogenase — MTATQSSSLLADWKPAPAGFKHVVSVSIGSSKRNAREEISVLGQPFILERIGTDGDTGKAAELFRALDGRIDAFGLGGADIYVIADGKRYTFGNVKKLVANAKMTPVLDGSGLKNTLERDAIAQLDSVMSWRTKKVLMVSAVDRFGMAEALATAGADIVYGDIVFGLNIDRPLRSIASLRRVARLVLPAITKLPQDWFYPTGAKQESSVAGKGTRYYAWADVIAGDTHYAKRYAPHDLSGKTILTQTITEADRVWMKERGVSRLITTTPRMGSRNFATNVLEAFFVALSGKREALSEAEYLRYVREVGFQPEVNEL; from the coding sequence ATGACCGCAACTCAAAGTAGCTCTCTGCTGGCCGACTGGAAGCCCGCGCCCGCCGGATTCAAGCATGTGGTCAGCGTGTCTATCGGCAGCAGCAAGCGCAACGCCCGCGAAGAAATCTCGGTGCTGGGGCAGCCTTTCATCCTGGAGCGCATCGGCACCGACGGCGATACGGGCAAGGCTGCCGAACTGTTCCGGGCGCTCGATGGCCGCATCGACGCCTTCGGGCTGGGCGGGGCTGACATTTACGTGATCGCAGACGGCAAACGCTACACCTTCGGCAACGTGAAAAAGCTGGTGGCGAATGCCAAAATGACGCCCGTACTGGACGGCAGCGGCCTGAAAAACACGTTGGAACGCGACGCCATAGCCCAGCTTGATTCGGTGATGAGCTGGCGCACCAAAAAAGTGCTGATGGTGAGTGCTGTAGACCGCTTCGGAATGGCTGAAGCGTTGGCAACGGCAGGCGCGGACATCGTGTACGGTGACATCGTGTTCGGCCTGAACATAGACCGCCCGCTGCGTTCCATCGCCTCTTTGCGGCGGGTGGCGCGGTTGGTGTTGCCCGCCATTACCAAACTGCCGCAAGACTGGTTTTATCCCACCGGGGCCAAGCAGGAAAGCAGTGTGGCAGGCAAGGGAACCCGCTATTACGCGTGGGCCGACGTGATCGCCGGAGACACCCACTACGCCAAACGCTACGCCCCGCATGACCTGAGTGGCAAAACCATTCTGACCCAAACCATTACTGAAGCAGACCGCGTGTGGATGAAAGAGCGCGGCGTGTCCCGCCTGATCACCACGACGCCGCGCATGGGCAGCCGCAACTTTGCCACCAACGTGCTAGAGGCGTTTTTTGTGGCCCTCAGTGGCAAAAGGGAGGCGCTCAGCGAGGCGGAATATCTGCGCTACGTGCGGGAAGTGGGGTTTCAGCCGGAAGTGAATGAGCTGTAG
- the rplS gene encoding 50S ribosomal protein L19 has translation MTAIVKVNRGAILRSVEQPHIKDNLPDFRPGDTIRVETKVVEGTRTRNQAFEGVVIAINGSGSRKSFTVRKISFGEGVERVFPYSTPLIAKVTILERGKVRRAKLYYLRELRGKAARIKNDRSRVMKDAARAQQQKADAAAAAAAPVADAPSADVASTEQE, from the coding sequence ATGACCGCTATCGTAAAAGTGAACCGCGGCGCAATCTTGCGTTCCGTCGAGCAGCCCCACATCAAAGACAACCTGCCTGATTTCCGCCCCGGCGACACCATCCGCGTGGAAACCAAAGTGGTGGAAGGCACCCGCACCCGCAACCAAGCGTTCGAAGGCGTGGTTATCGCCATCAACGGTTCGGGTAGCCGCAAGAGCTTTACAGTTCGCAAGATCAGCTTCGGCGAAGGCGTGGAGCGCGTGTTCCCCTACAGCACCCCCCTGATTGCCAAAGTGACGATCTTGGAACGCGGTAAGGTTCGCCGCGCCAAGCTGTACTACCTGCGCGAACTGCGCGGCAAGGCTGCACGCATCAAGAACGACCGCAGCCGCGTAATGAAGGACGCCGCCCGCGCCCAGCAGCAGAAAGCCGACGCCGCTGCCGCCGCCGCCGCTCCTGTGGCCGACGCCCCCAGCGCCGACGTTGCCAGCACCGAGCAAGAGTAA
- a CDS encoding winged helix-turn-helix transcriptional regulator, translating to MTLAAPPQVAAPSGAAATTTTAAITTAATPAAGFCPVYRAIGVLQEKWVLHIVRALLDGEKGFNELARAVGGCNSATLTQRLEHLETLALIGKRTEDTHGKLARSVYSLTPAGRELQGVIQAIDMWAREHLHEDENRVEGSAGCGSTV from the coding sequence ATGACCCTTGCCGCGCCTCCGCAGGTCGCTGCCCCCAGTGGCGCGGCTGCCACCACCACAACCGCTGCCATCACAACTGCTGCCACTCCCGCTGCTGGATTCTGCCCCGTGTACCGTGCTATCGGTGTGTTGCAGGAAAAATGGGTGCTGCATATCGTCCGGGCATTGCTGGACGGCGAGAAGGGCTTCAACGAACTGGCCCGCGCGGTGGGCGGCTGCAACAGCGCTACCCTCACCCAGCGCCTAGAGCACCTAGAGACACTGGCACTGATCGGCAAACGCACCGAAGATACGCACGGCAAACTGGCCCGCAGCGTGTATTCCCTGACGCCCGCTGGCCGTGAACTACAGGGCGTCATTCAGGCCATCGACATGTGGGCGCGGGAGCATCTGCACGAAGATGAGAACAGGGTGGAAGGCTCTGCTGGCTGCGGTTCAACGGTCTGA
- a CDS encoding nitroreductase family protein — MTATATRALTVTEAIETRRSIRKFVQEPIPAADLHEVLRLASLAPSAWNAQTWRFAVIQNPEVQAKLQEAAYGQGQITNAPAVIVVYSDMEDTLNTVEETAHPGMGDAGRNGQRKTFDGVFGAQDVAQRGAWGLSQANIAFGFMMVAARGLGYDTVPMLGFNPQQVKDLLGLPAHVQIAGLLPIGKRAEEGFPHHRHSVERITKFY, encoded by the coding sequence ATGACTGCTACAGCCACCCGCGCCCTGACCGTAACCGAAGCCATCGAGACCCGCCGCAGCATCCGCAAGTTCGTGCAGGAACCCATTCCCGCCGCCGACTTGCACGAAGTCTTGCGCCTCGCCAGCCTCGCTCCCAGTGCTTGGAATGCCCAGACGTGGCGCTTTGCCGTGATTCAGAACCCAGAGGTGCAGGCCAAGTTGCAAGAAGCGGCTTACGGCCAAGGCCAGATCACCAACGCGCCCGCCGTGATCGTGGTGTACAGCGATATGGAAGACACCCTGAACACCGTGGAAGAAACCGCCCACCCCGGCATGGGCGACGCCGGACGCAACGGCCAGCGCAAGACCTTCGACGGCGTGTTCGGCGCTCAGGACGTGGCCCAGCGCGGCGCGTGGGGTCTGTCTCAGGCCAACATCGCCTTCGGCTTCATGATGGTCGCTGCACGCGGCCTCGGCTACGACACCGTGCCTATGCTCGGTTTCAATCCCCAGCAAGTCAAAGACCTCCTCGGGTTGCCCGCACACGTGCAGATCGCTGGCCTGCTGCCCATCGGTAAGCGTGCCGAAGAAGGCTTCCCCCACCACCGCCACAGCGTCGAGCGCATCACCAAGTTCTACTGA
- a CDS encoding quinone oxidoreductase family protein, translating into MSHAIVVSQHGNPDVLRWQPRPLPVPAAGQVRVKVTCTGVNFADVQARRGGYDAGGALPFVPGLDAVGVIDQLGGGVTELQVGQRVACFPAGGSYATHVTAPAHMIYPLGDSVSDESAAALTMLVTAWNTLHQAARLQPGETVLIHAAAGGVGHLAVQLARLAGAARIVAVVGSAARADFVRSLGADEVIERQHEDFAAAVNTLTGGSGADVILDSIGGDVTERGLTCLAPLGRLVIFGHASGKPAHITTPTLHRQGKAVIGYSTGNLRKLRPECLRPSVEVVWAALETNQLKVHIGAEFALADAALAHQWIESGQGNGKVLLRPD; encoded by the coding sequence ATGAGCCACGCCATCGTTGTTTCGCAGCACGGAAATCCTGATGTCCTGAGGTGGCAGCCCCGGCCTCTGCCTGTGCCAGCCGCCGGACAGGTGCGCGTGAAGGTGACCTGCACAGGGGTGAATTTTGCTGATGTCCAGGCAAGGCGCGGGGGCTATGACGCGGGGGGCGCTTTGCCCTTCGTGCCCGGACTAGACGCAGTCGGAGTCATAGACCAATTGGGTGGGGGCGTGACCGAGTTGCAGGTAGGGCAACGTGTGGCCTGCTTTCCGGCAGGCGGCAGCTACGCCACGCATGTCACGGCTCCCGCCCACATGATCTATCCGCTTGGGGACAGTGTGTCGGACGAAAGTGCCGCTGCCCTGACCATGCTCGTGACCGCTTGGAACACGCTGCACCAAGCTGCACGGCTGCAACCCGGAGAAACGGTGCTGATTCATGCCGCCGCCGGGGGTGTAGGCCATTTAGCGGTGCAATTGGCCCGCTTGGCGGGAGCCGCCCGCATAGTGGCTGTCGTGGGATCGGCGGCGCGGGCCGACTTCGTGCGTTCCTTGGGCGCCGATGAGGTCATCGAGCGGCAGCACGAAGACTTTGCGGCTGCGGTCAATACCCTCACAGGCGGCAGCGGGGCCGACGTGATTCTGGATTCCATCGGCGGCGACGTGACAGAGCGTGGACTGACCTGCTTGGCTCCGCTGGGACGATTGGTCATCTTCGGACACGCCAGTGGCAAACCCGCTCACATCACCACGCCCACACTGCACCGACAGGGGAAGGCCGTCATCGGGTACAGCACAGGCAACCTCCGGAAGCTGCGCCCGGAATGCCTGCGGCCCAGTGTGGAGGTAGTTTGGGCAGCCCTAGAGACGAACCAACTCAAGGTTCATATCGGAGCGGAATTTGCTTTGGCCGACGCTGCTTTAGCACACCAGTGGATCGAAAGTGGGCAAGGAAACGGCAAAGTCCTGCTGCGTCCCGACTAA
- a CDS encoding VOC family protein, giving the protein MPLILNYLSFVVADMERSLDFYRTLGLPIPAGAHLNAEGEPERHVEIDQNGLRIAWETEALVRQVYPGWTAPPKGQARIGTALEASTPAEVDAACQRLQAQGYEVKAAPYDAFWGQRYATVTDPDGSSVDVFAWLEPRA; this is encoded by the coding sequence ATGCCCCTCATTCTCAATTACCTTTCCTTCGTGGTGGCCGACATGGAGCGCAGCCTCGACTTCTACCGCACGCTGGGACTGCCGATTCCTGCCGGGGCGCACCTGAATGCAGAGGGTGAACCGGAACGACATGTAGAGATTGACCAAAATGGCCTGCGAATCGCGTGGGAAACGGAGGCGCTGGTTCGACAGGTCTACCCCGGCTGGACGGCTCCGCCCAAGGGTCAGGCCCGCATAGGTACGGCGCTGGAGGCCAGCACTCCGGCAGAGGTAGACGCCGCGTGCCAGCGGTTGCAGGCGCAGGGTTACGAAGTAAAAGCCGCTCCCTACGACGCATTTTGGGGCCAGCGCTACGCCACCGTGACCGACCCGGACGGGAGTAGCGTGGATGTGTTTGCTTGGCTGGAACCGAGAGCCTGA
- a CDS encoding metal ABC transporter permease — protein MDWLTDPLQFGFFVRALLAVVLVSVLCALVGAWVVLRGLSYIGDAMSHAVFPGIVGAFLAGGNLLVGALIAAVFTALGIGAVGRRSGLKQDSAIGIVFVGMFALGVVMLSRAPTFTTDLSNFLIGNPLGVTPADLWGALAVTLVVGTILTAMQKELLLASFDPTEARAIGLPVRRLESLLLILIGLVVVLTVQLVGTTLSVSLLITSSASARLLARSLRTMIGLAALLGTLGGVAGLYLSYYINTAPGATIVLVNTALFLGALAFRKRE, from the coding sequence ATGGACTGGCTGACCGATCCCCTGCAATTCGGATTTTTCGTGCGGGCGCTGCTGGCTGTCGTGCTGGTCAGTGTGCTGTGTGCGCTGGTGGGCGCGTGGGTCGTGCTGCGCGGCCTCAGCTACATTGGCGACGCCATGAGCCACGCTGTATTTCCCGGCATCGTGGGGGCCTTCTTGGCGGGCGGCAATCTGTTGGTGGGAGCGCTGATCGCTGCCGTCTTCACGGCTCTGGGCATCGGCGCGGTGGGCAGACGCAGCGGCCTAAAGCAAGACAGCGCCATCGGGATCGTGTTCGTGGGCATGTTCGCGCTGGGCGTGGTCATGCTGTCGCGTGCGCCTACGTTTACCACCGATCTCAGCAACTTCCTGATCGGCAATCCGCTGGGCGTCACGCCTGCCGACTTGTGGGGCGCGTTGGCGGTCACTTTGGTCGTCGGCACCATCCTGACCGCCATGCAAAAGGAACTCTTGCTGGCCTCCTTCGACCCCACCGAGGCCCGCGCCATCGGCCTTCCGGTGCGCCGCCTAGAGAGTCTGCTGCTGATTTTAATTGGGTTGGTGGTGGTGCTGACCGTGCAACTCGTGGGCACCACCCTCAGCGTCAGTTTGCTGATTACTTCCAGCGCCTCGGCCCGGTTGCTGGCCCGCAGCCTCCGCACCATGATCGGGTTGGCGGCGTTGCTGGGCACGTTGGGCGGCGTGGCGGGCCTGTATCTCAGCTATTACATCAACACGGCCCCCGGCGCGACCATCGTGCTGGTCAATACGGCGCTGTTTTTGGGGGCGCTGGCCTTCCGCAAGCGCGAATAA
- a CDS encoding metal ABC transporter ATP-binding protein, whose amino-acid sequence MLGVDHLTVHYGSHTALEDATVRFEAGQFSAVIGPNGAGKSTLLKTMVGLLPDPSGSVRFDAGHTAQSCVSYVPQQQTLDWGFPVTVWDVAMMGRTGRLGWLRWPSKADRARVVAALKETGVYELRGRHIGALSGGQRQRVLLARMLARDGHLLLLDEPLTGVDAATQEQLMGLLREQANRGRAVVMVTHDLEQARRWCDHLVLVNRRIIADGTPDEVYTPRNIEATFSSSHLGHTHAEA is encoded by the coding sequence ATGCTTGGCGTAGACCACCTGACCGTACACTACGGTTCCCATACGGCGCTGGAAGACGCCACCGTGCGCTTCGAGGCGGGCCAATTCAGTGCCGTCATCGGCCCCAACGGTGCGGGCAAAAGCACGTTGCTGAAAACGATGGTGGGCCTGCTGCCTGACCCCAGCGGCAGCGTGCGCTTCGATGCGGGCCACACCGCCCAGAGCTGTGTGTCTTATGTGCCGCAGCAGCAAACGCTGGACTGGGGCTTCCCCGTGACCGTGTGGGACGTGGCGATGATGGGCCGCACCGGACGGTTGGGGTGGCTGCGCTGGCCCAGCAAAGCAGACCGGGCGCGGGTGGTGGCCGCCCTGAAGGAAACAGGCGTGTACGAACTGCGGGGCCGTCATATCGGCGCACTCAGCGGGGGGCAGCGTCAGCGCGTGCTGCTGGCCCGGATGCTGGCCCGCGACGGCCACCTGCTGCTGCTGGACGAACCCCTGACCGGAGTGGACGCCGCCACGCAGGAGCAACTGATGGGCCTGCTGCGCGAACAGGCCAACCGGGGCCGCGCGGTGGTCATGGTCACCCACGATCTGGAGCAGGCGCGGCGCTGGTGCGATCATCTGGTGTTGGTGAACCGCCGAATCATCGCCGACGGTACGCCCGACGAGGTCTACACGCCGCGCAACATCGAAGCCACCTTCAGCAGCAGTCATCTGGGCCACACGCACGCGGAAGCTTGA
- a CDS encoding metal ABC transporter solute-binding protein, Zn/Mn family, translating to MKFLLTAGLLALGTAQAAPLPVSATTTILADFVRVVGGNRVAVNVIVPAGGDTHTFQPSTAVIRGLAGSRALFVNGAGLEPWLPKLTASAPGVRVVTLTKGLKLREGAEEEHEGEEHAGEAEHAGEEYGAFDPHAWWDAGLVAGYVRNVQVALTALDPAGKAVYTNNAAAYLKQLNAADAYAKAQFAKIPAARRTIVTNHDALGYLAARYGLKIVGAVIPGLSTEREPSARELAGLAQTVKKSGVRVIFTENTVNARLAQTLARETGAVIAPPLYTDALGPKGSVGDSYLKALRFNVDTMVKALK from the coding sequence ATGAAGTTCCTCCTGACTGCCGGACTGTTGGCGCTGGGTACGGCTCAAGCCGCGCCACTCCCGGTGAGTGCCACCACCACCATCCTCGCTGATTTCGTGCGTGTGGTGGGCGGAAACCGCGTGGCCGTGAATGTGATCGTGCCTGCGGGCGGCGACACCCACACCTTCCAGCCGTCCACTGCCGTGATTCGTGGGCTGGCGGGCAGCCGCGCCCTGTTCGTCAACGGCGCGGGGCTGGAACCCTGGCTGCCCAAGCTGACGGCCTCTGCGCCGGGAGTGCGGGTCGTCACGCTGACCAAAGGCCTGAAACTGCGCGAGGGTGCAGAGGAGGAGCATGAGGGCGAGGAACACGCCGGGGAAGCCGAGCACGCCGGAGAAGAATACGGCGCGTTCGATCCCCATGCGTGGTGGGACGCGGGACTGGTGGCCGGATACGTGCGGAATGTGCAGGTGGCTCTGACTGCCCTCGATCCTGCCGGGAAAGCCGTGTACACCAACAACGCCGCCGCGTACCTGAAACAGCTGAACGCCGCCGACGCCTACGCCAAAGCGCAGTTTGCCAAGATTCCGGCGGCCCGCCGAACCATCGTCACCAACCACGACGCCCTCGGCTATCTGGCCGCCCGCTACGGCTTGAAGATCGTGGGGGCCGTTATTCCCGGCCTCAGCACCGAGCGCGAGCCGAGTGCGCGGGAACTGGCAGGCTTGGCCCAAACGGTCAAAAAGAGCGGCGTGCGCGTTATTTTTACCGAAAATACCGTGAATGCCCGCTTGGCTCAGACGCTGGCCCGCGAAACGGGCGCGGTCATTGCCCCGCCGCTGTACACCGACGCCTTGGGGCCAAAGGGCAGTGTGGGTGACAGCTACCTGAAAGCCCTGCGCTTCAACGTGGATACGATGGTGAAGGCGCTGAAGTAG
- the rpmB gene encoding 50S ribosomal protein L28, giving the protein MSRECYLTGKKNLVVNAVTRRGKARAAGGVGRKVTGVTKRTQKANLQKKAIREHGVEKTVWLSAHAMRTLAKGGFPGVELA; this is encoded by the coding sequence ATGAGCCGTGAATGCTACCTGACTGGAAAAAAGAACCTTGTGGTGAACGCCGTGACGCGCCGGGGGAAAGCGCGTGCAGCGGGCGGCGTGGGCCGTAAAGTCACGGGCGTGACCAAGCGCACCCAGAAAGCCAACCTGCAAAAGAAAGCCATCCGTGAACACGGCGTAGAAAAAACCGTGTGGCTCAGCGCCCACGCCATGCGCACGCTCGCCAAGGGCGGCTTTCCGGGCGTGGAACTGGCATGA
- a CDS encoding CobW family GTP-binding protein yields the protein MTSLAPIDPRHPPTASVPITVLCGFLGAGKTTLLNHLLTQTEGRKIAVIVNEFGAVNIDASLVVKTDEKTIELSNGCICCTLRGDLLHAVHDLLETRQLDHILIESTGIGEPLPIAQSFCLTPEELEIEPEPGQAPIPNLLGRVHVDAMITVVDAAQFFPLWNLSESIPGDEQERGYGELLAEQIEFADLIVLNKLDLASADDVQSLRELVAITNPRARVLEAVRGRVEADAVLNVNLFDFDAASQLDSWMEELEKEHTPESESYGLGTHIYRRQQPFNADAFHRALTTGLPHNVIRSKGWINLGDGVATLWNHTGRQLALEQAGEWLSDEGAFSEIVFIGRDLDGAALDALLDGALQA from the coding sequence ATGACCAGTCTTGCCCCCATTGACCCGCGCCATCCCCCTACCGCCTCGGTGCCTATTACTGTGCTGTGCGGCTTCCTCGGCGCGGGCAAAACCACGCTGCTCAATCATCTGCTGACCCAAACGGAAGGCCGCAAGATCGCCGTGATCGTCAATGAATTTGGCGCAGTGAACATAGACGCGAGTCTGGTGGTCAAGACCGACGAGAAGACCATCGAACTCAGCAACGGCTGCATTTGCTGCACCCTGCGCGGCGACCTGCTGCACGCTGTTCATGACCTGCTGGAGACCCGCCAGCTCGATCATATTCTGATCGAATCCACCGGAATCGGTGAGCCATTGCCGATTGCCCAGAGCTTTTGCCTGACGCCCGAAGAACTGGAAATCGAGCCGGAACCCGGTCAAGCGCCGATTCCCAACCTGCTGGGCCGTGTACACGTGGACGCGATGATCACGGTGGTGGACGCCGCGCAGTTTTTCCCGCTCTGGAACCTCTCCGAGAGTATTCCGGGCGATGAGCAGGAACGCGGTTACGGCGAACTGTTGGCCGAACAGATCGAGTTTGCCGACCTGATCGTGCTGAACAAGCTGGATCTGGCCTCGGCGGACGATGTGCAAAGCCTGCGCGAACTCGTCGCCATTACCAATCCCCGCGCCCGTGTGCTGGAAGCGGTGCGGGGCAGGGTAGAGGCCGACGCCGTGCTGAACGTGAATCTGTTCGACTTCGACGCCGCCAGCCAACTCGATTCTTGGATGGAAGAACTGGAAAAGGAGCACACGCCGGAATCGGAGAGCTACGGTTTGGGTACGCATATCTACCGCCGCCAGCAACCCTTCAACGCCGACGCCTTTCACCGCGCACTGACCACCGGACTGCCGCACAACGTCATTCGCTCTAAGGGTTGGATCAATCTGGGCGACGGCGTGGCGACGTTGTGGAACCACACGGGCCGCCAACTGGCGCTGGAACAGGCCGGAGAGTGGCTGAGCGACGAAGGGGCCTTCAGCGAAATCGTGTTTATTGGCCGCGACTTGGACGGCGCGGCGCTGGACGCCCTGCTGGACGGCGCGTTGCAGGCCTGA
- a CDS encoding MarR family transcriptional regulator: MDKSLPAALRPLPATCKLVWLYIHQYPGYHSVRSLEAALGSTAGRALPNLLQAGLLVQEEAPVGRRSGKYRTAYLPEQSPPSESSVAVADTVLASNTVTRPNTVLAEIAVGALHSDSNFSYLHHLWQRANDSGVRRVVLQLEAESPIYADDDNKLNVRVLDTEHWPNWSSLDDEQTRAVAKVIARRAELDTFLTAALQKKMERVTEQRNRMGFWFLEDTKQTPVPDPEQMN, from the coding sequence ATGGACAAGTCGTTGCCCGCTGCCCTGCGCCCCTTGCCCGCGACGTGCAAGCTGGTGTGGCTCTATATCCATCAATATCCCGGCTACCACAGCGTCCGCAGCTTGGAGGCCGCACTGGGCAGCACGGCGGGCCGCGCCCTTCCCAACCTGTTGCAAGCGGGCCTGTTGGTTCAGGAAGAAGCCCCGGTGGGCAGGCGCTCCGGCAAATACCGCACGGCCTATTTGCCGGAGCAGTCGCCACCGAGCGAGAGCAGCGTAGCCGTCGCTGACACGGTGCTTGCTTCTAATACGGTGACGCGTCCCAACACGGTGCTTGCTGAAATCGCGGTGGGTGCCCTCCACAGCGACAGCAATTTTTCCTATCTGCACCACCTGTGGCAACGTGCCAACGATTCGGGGGTACGGCGCGTGGTGTTGCAGTTGGAAGCGGAATCCCCGATCTATGCCGATGACGACAACAAGTTGAATGTTCGCGTGCTGGACACTGAACACTGGCCCAATTGGTCTAGTCTGGATGACGAACAGACGCGGGCTGTGGCCAAGGTGATCGCTCGGCGGGCAGAACTCGATACGTTCCTTACTGCCGCCCTTCAGAAGAAGATGGAGAGGGTGACGGAGCAGCGAAACCGGATGGGCTTCTGGTTTTTAGAGGACACGAAGCAGACGCCGGTGCCTGACCCAGAGCAGATGAACTGA
- the treS gene encoding maltose alpha-D-glucosyltransferase codes for MTQPAPTPASAPATPEWYKSAVFYELSVRTFADGNGDGKGDFPGLTGKLDYLKSLGVDCLWLLPFYPSPLRDDGYDVADYVGIHPDLGTMDDFKVFLREAHARGLKVVGDLVTNHTSSDHAWFQAARRGPVLPDGTPNEYHDYYVWSDTGTEYSGARIIFTDTETSNWTKDEQCGRYYWHRFFGNQPDLNYDNPKVQEELLTAARFWLDLGLDGFRVDAVPYLIEREGTNCENLPETHDILKGMRRMVDTEYPGRLLLAEANQWPEEVAEYFGTDADPEFHMCFNFPVMPRLYMSLKKEDTTSIREIMGRLPAIPKFGQWATFLRNHDELTLEMVTDDERAFMYAAYAPDTRMKINVGIRRRLAPLLDNDRRRIELLNTVLLALPGSPILYYGDEIGMGDDLTLADRNGVRTPMQWNAGMSGGFSTATPDQCFFPPIADPVYGYQRVNVNSQERDPSSLLKWTARQLELRRAHPAFAHGDLTFVDTANPAVLAFIRQHESETLLIVSNFAGNAQAATLDLTDYVGRMPVTLAGGSHFPPVTEAAYPMTLGKYDYYWMRLN; via the coding sequence ATGACGCAGCCCGCCCCAACTCCAGCCTCAGCTCCAGCAACACCCGAATGGTACAAGAGCGCCGTCTTTTATGAACTGTCTGTGCGAACCTTTGCAGACGGCAACGGCGACGGCAAGGGCGATTTTCCGGGCCTGACCGGGAAGCTGGACTATCTGAAAAGTCTGGGCGTGGACTGCTTGTGGCTGCTGCCCTTTTACCCCAGCCCGCTGCGCGACGACGGTTATGACGTGGCCGATTACGTGGGCATTCACCCCGATCTGGGCACTATGGACGACTTCAAGGTGTTTCTGCGTGAGGCCCATGCACGCGGCCTGAAAGTGGTGGGCGACCTCGTGACCAACCACACCAGTTCCGACCACGCTTGGTTTCAGGCGGCGCGGCGCGGCCCGGTGCTTCCCGACGGCACGCCCAACGAGTACCACGATTACTACGTCTGGAGCGACACTGGCACCGAATACAGCGGCGCACGCATCATTTTTACCGATACCGAAACCAGCAACTGGACGAAAGACGAGCAGTGTGGGCGCTACTACTGGCACCGCTTTTTCGGCAACCAGCCCGACCTGAACTACGACAACCCCAAAGTGCAGGAGGAGTTGCTGACCGCCGCCCGCTTCTGGCTGGACTTGGGACTGGACGGCTTCCGGGTCGACGCCGTGCCTTACCTGATTGAGCGCGAGGGCACCAACTGCGAGAACCTGCCCGAAACGCACGACATCCTGAAGGGCATGCGGCGCATGGTGGACACCGAATACCCCGGACGCCTGCTGCTGGCCGAGGCGAACCAGTGGCCCGAAGAAGTGGCCGAGTACTTCGGCACCGATGCCGACCCCGAATTTCACATGTGCTTCAACTTTCCGGTCATGCCGCGCCTGTACATGAGCCTGAAGAAAGAAGACACGACCTCCATCCGCGAGATCATGGGCCGCTTGCCCGCCATTCCCAAATTCGGGCAGTGGGCCACCTTCCTGCGCAACCATGACGAATTGACGCTGGAAATGGTCACCGACGACGAGCGGGCCTTTATGTACGCCGCCTACGCGCCCGACACGCGCATGAAAATCAACGTGGGCATTCGCCGCCGCCTAGCTCCCCTGCTGGACAATGACCGCCGCCGCATAGAGCTGTTGAATACCGTACTGCTGGCCCTGCCCGGTAGCCCAATCTTGTACTACGGCGACGAGATCGGCATGGGCGACGACCTGACGTTGGCAGACCGGAACGGGGTTCGCACGCCCATGCAGTGGAACGCGGGCATGAGCGGCGGCTTTTCTACGGCCACGCCTGACCAGTGCTTTTTCCCGCCTATTGCCGACCCGGTGTACGGCTATCAGCGCGTGAACGTGAACAGTCAGGAACGCGACCCCAGCAGCCTGCTGAAGTGGACGGCCCGCCAACTGGAACTGCGCCGCGCCCACCCCGCTTTTGCACACGGCGACCTGACCTTCGTGGACACGGCGAACCCGGCAGTGTTGGCCTTCATCCGCCAGCACGAGTCCGAAACCCTGCTGATCGTGAGCAACTTTGCAGGCAACGCGCAGGCCGCCACCCTCGATCTGACCGATTACGTGGGCCGGATGCCAGTCACGTTGGCAGGCGGCAGCCATTTCCCGCCTGTCACCGAGGCCGCTTACCCGATGACGCTGGGCAAATACGACTATTACTGGATGCGCCTGAACTGA